A genomic stretch from Aedes albopictus strain Foshan chromosome 2, AalbF5, whole genome shotgun sequence includes:
- the LOC109420007 gene encoding zinc finger protein 311 yields MSAEKVCRLCMGRSNLIHCVLEDNLLQKIAICVSVMINPTDTMYPLELCALCALKVKDFFEFRQNCLKVQQLLEQTVSPQQPEEPPPPMAPIMEAVKQEKVEKILSLDKAPAVQDPQITKNEAMLDEGDVVECLNEIPDPEEVSIIESVMDRTTEEFEEISDEEKDGLMDDDLVEQDEMLFETESVAEDERENESDLQTTDDRNMDYHIEMVYEQNPLEVDFDEHEEAASEVEDIQGNQHYQPNFTIEFAQDLQEVDETLLKGLTSGLSRSYPCRVKTRRKNNGPRRSKSSNLSEKEIYQSLLQSCATCGKSVERNRMEGHRNRHLDVRPYTCNADGCGMAFYCKISLRLHTKNRHSTEQLSCDLCGKPYTSKKALYHHRKETHAEKHHACEECGLVFVSNARLNRHKVTHTDQREYKCPHCPKEFYRSNNLKVHIRSHTKEKPFGCELCDKAFGYQRLLREHMSRHH; encoded by the exons ATGAGTGCTGAAAAGGTGTGCCGCCTGTGCATGGGTCGTTCCAATCTCATTCACTGCGTGCTGGAAGATAACCTTCTCCAGAAGATTGCCATCTGTGTTAGTGTAATG ATCAATCCCACGGACACGATGTATCCGCTGGAGCTATGCGCGCTTTGTGCACTGAAGGTCAAGGACTTTTTCGAGTTTCGACAGAACTGTTTGAAGGTACAGCAACTCTTAGAACAGACTGTATCGCCTCAACAACCCGAAGAGCCGCCACCACCGATGGCACCAATCATGGAAGCTGTTAAGCAAGAGAAGGTGGAAAAGATACTGTCATTGGATAAAGCTCCGGCGGTTCAAGATCCACAAATCACAAAAAATGAAGCAATGCTAGATGAGGGCGATGTCGTAGAATGCTTGAATGAGATTCCGGACCCAGAAGAGGTGTCAATCATCGAATCAGTTATGGACCGAACTACTGAAGAATTTGAGGAAATTTCCGATGAAGAAAAAGATGGCTTGATGGACGACGATCTTGTGGAGCAGGATGAAATGCTTTTTGAAACCGAGTCTGTCGCAGAAGATGAACGGGAAAATGAAAGTGATCTACAAACTACAGATGACAGAAATATGGACTACCATATTGAGATGGTTTATGAGCAGAACCCATTGGAAGTAGATTTTGACGAACATGAAGAAGCAGCTAGTGAAGTAGAAGATATCCAGGGGAACCAACACTATCAACCTAACTTTACTATTGAATTTGCACAAGATCTTCAAGAAGTTGACGAAACTTTACTAAAGGGCCTTACAAGTGGACTCAGCAGGTCATACCCATGCAGAGTTAAAACCCGAAGGAAAAATAATGGCCCAAGGCGTTCGAAGTCGTCGAATCTAAGCGAAAAGGAAATCTATCAGTCCTTGTTGCAAAGTTGCGCAACCTGTGGAAAATCCGTTGAACGTAATCGCATGGAGGGCCACCGAAATCGCCACCTGGATGTTCGTCCGTACACCTGCAATGCGGACGGCTGCGGTATGGCGTTTTATTGTAAAATTTCCCTAAGACTTCACACCAAGAACCGGCACAGCACGGAACAATTGAGTTGCGATCTCTGTGGAAAGCCCTACACCTCGAAGAAGGCTCTGTACCACCACCGGAAGGAAACGCACGCTGAAAAGCATCATGCGTGCGAAGAGTGCGGTTTGGTGTTTGTTTCCAA CGCTCGTCTAAACCGTCACAAGGTGACCCACACGGATCAGCGAGAGTACAAGTGTCCGCactgcccgaaggaattctaccgGAGCAACAACCTGAAGGTGCACATCCGTAGCCACACGAAGGAGAAACCGTTCGGTTGCGAGCTGTGTGACAAAGCTTTCGGCTATCAGCGCTTGCTGCGGGAACATATGAGCCGACATCACTAG
- the LOC109417765 gene encoding ER lumen protein-retaining receptor, which translates to MNIFRLAGDLSHLLAIILLLIKIWKTRSCAGISGKSQILFAVVYVSRYLDLVTTFISLYNTLMKLVFITSSFATLYLMYVKFKATYDHNHDSFRIEFLLLPCFVLALLINASFTPLEVLWTFSIYLEAVAILPQLFLVSKTGEAESITSHYLFALGSYRALYLLNWIYRYYAEGHYDLIAIFAGAIQTILYCDFFYLYITKVLKGKKLQLPA; encoded by the coding sequence ATGAATATTTTCCGATTGGCCGGTGACTTGTCACATCTCTTGGCGATTATCCTACTGCTGATAAAAATATGGAAGACGAGGTCATGCGCTGGCATCTCCGGTAAATCGCAGATCCTGTTCGCCGTGGTTTATGTGAGTCGTTATCTGGATCTGGTTACGACGTTCATTAGCCTGTACAACACGCTGATGAAATTGGTCTTCATCACGTCCTCGTTCGCCACCCTTTATTTGATGTATGTCAAGTTCAAAGCGACCTACGACCACAATCACGATTCGTTCCGCATCGAGTTCCTGCTGTTGCCGTGCTTCGTGCTGGCGCTATTGATCAACGCTAGCTTTACGCCGCTGGAAGTGCTGTGGACGTTCTCGATCTACCTGGAGGCGGTGGCCATCTTGCCGCAGTTGTTCCTGGTCAGCAAAACGGGCGAAGCGGAAAGTATTACCAGTCATTACCTGTTCGCGCTGGGATCGTACCGTGCCCTGTATCTGCTCAACTGGATCTACCGGTACTACGCCGAGGGACACTACGATCTGATTGCGATCTTCGCCGGGGCCATCCAGACGATCTTGTACTGCGATTTCTTCTACCTCTACATCACCAAGGTGTTGAAGGGCAAAAAGCTGCAACTTCCGGCGTAA
- the LOC115255281 gene encoding zinc finger protein 782 yields the protein MPACRMCLQPCLSNRRLMDRSFREMAQDVFCVLIDVSQRNISVAACDSCQGKINKFYAFKHKSRQREQDRIAIRSRPASTGFAVVKNSAAVVAATSERCIGGATKRSRWHSEQDSDDDDGIVPLEFDDEPKKKSVATKRVLVRFTKEQLAHRTKKELYEERRTIICEQCGKLVPDVRMESHRNEHLGVKPYVCPEPDCEMAFRCASDRKIHHRRNHSNEQYPCEICGKVLKSRLSLNSHSYTHREKEFKCELCGMMMLTKSRLELHMRVHTQKRDFQCPHCPKSFYVRTVLTLHLRSHSGEKPYVCHVCDFANSHRILYVKHMKRFHPGEEIYKLCDMPKIVKKTETN from the exons ATGCCGGCTTGCCGAATGTGTTTGCAACCGTGTCTCAGCAACAGGCGTTTGATGGATCGAAGCTTCCGTGAAATGGCCCAGGATGTCTTCTGTGTGCTG ATTGACGTGTCTCAGCGTAACATATCCGTTGCGGCTTGCGATTCGTGTCAaggaaaaatcaacaaattttatGCATTCAAACATAAATCCCGTCAGCGAGAGCAGGATCGCATTGCCATCCGATCGCGACCGGCCAGTACCGGATTTGCGGTTGTGAAGAATTCTGCTGCTGTCGTTGCGGCTACCAGCGAACGCTGCATTGGAGGCGCAACGAAACGTTCGAGGTGGCACAGCGAACAAGActccgacgatgacgacggtaTCGTTCCGCTGGAGTTTGACGACGAGCCGAAAAAGAAGAGCGTTGCAACGAAACGGGTTCTGGTCAGATTTACTAAAGAGCAGCTAGCTCATCGAACAAAGAAGGAACTCTACGAGGAACGGCGTACGATAATTTGCGAACAGTGTGGCAAACTGGTACCGGATGTTCGGATGGAAAGTCACAGGAATGAACATCTGGGTGTAAAACCGTATGTCTGCCCGGAGCCTGACTGTGAAATGGCTTTTAGGTGCGCGTCCGATCGCAAAATTCATCACCGAAGAAACCATTCCAACGAACAGTATCCCTGTGAGATCTGTGGAAAAGTTCTGAAAAGTCGATTATCGCTGAATTCACATTCCTACACGCACCGGGAGAAGGAATTTAAGTGTGAACTCTGCGGAATGATGATGCTTACCAA ATCACGTCTCGAGCTACACATGCGAGTCCACACGCAGAAGCGTGACTTCCAGTGTCCGCACTGTCCAAAATCGTTCTACGTCAGAACGGTGCTCACGCTGCATCTCCGTAGCCACTCCGGGGAAAAACCGTACGTGTGTCACGTCTGTGATTTTGCAAACTCGCATCGGATATTGTACGTGAAGCACATGAAGAGATTCCACCCAGGAGAGGAAATCTACAAGCTATGCGATATGccgaaaattgtcaaaaaaactGAAACGAACTGA